In Natronogracilivirga saccharolytica, the genomic stretch ATTATTATGATGAAGGTAGAACGGCCCTGGTCGTCAACTAATGGCGAACCGGCCTAATAACAAAGAGATACGGGTATAATGATAAAAATACCAGGCCGAAAGAAAAAAAAGAATTTATTAAAATTAATAATAATGGACTCTCAAGCGGTTAATACAGGCTCACACACGGGGTAGCTAAGCCCATTTTAATATTTGTGAAGTTCATTTTACAAAACCCGGAGAATTTTTCTGCGGTATGTTGCCGGTTGCTGAGCTATCCGTCCTGCGCTATTTCACGTGCTTCCGCCCGGCGTCCGGCCCGGTGCAGCGCATCAATCAGGTATTCACGAAACTCTGGATCGACACTGGTAGACTGATAGCGAATCAGCCAGCGGTCTGCCAGCTGGTCGAGCGTTCCGTTTTCCCGATGCACTCTAATCAGGGAGCGATAAACCCCGGATGCAGCTCCGGCTCCCAGTGCCCGTTCATACCATATCACCGCCTGGTCATACTTGCCCTGCTCTTCTTTGATGGATGCTATTGACATGTGGTACCTGTGGTCTTCAGGATTGATATCAGCTGCCGACCTGTACAGCAGCAGCGCCTGCTCTTCATCACCGGCACTGTCAAAATAGGATGCCGCAAGTTCATAGGCACCGGAATTGTCCGGATATTCCTGCATCAGGCGGTCATACATATTCCGGATCCGGGCTGCGGGCAGCGACTCGATAATAAAGTCATTCAGCACATCGAGTGAATTCATGATATCACGCAGCTGATCTTCTGCCGGATAAAAAAGATGTCCGCCATCACCCTGCATTTTCCCGCGCATTGCGAACTGAGCCTGAAGTCCCAGAAGCTGCTTTCTCTCTTCTATTTCACCCACAGCGTGTTCCAGAGCATAATAGAGTGTATCTTCGTTCAACGGGTATTCCCTGCCGGCAATCATGGTGTAAGCCTCCGGCCAGAAAGCGCCCCCCGAAATTGCAGCCTGATATGCCTCATAAGCAGATTCCAGATCATTAAGATACTCATAGGCCCGTCCCAGCATCTTCCACCCCAGTGAATCTTGAGGAGCCTGCCGGGTATAGGAAGTAAAGTATTCAGCCGCATCCGGATATTCGCCCATGTCAAACGACAGTTTTCCCATATCGAAGAGCCATTCGATGCCGTCATCACGAAACGTAACCTCTTCAGGACCACCGGCTGTTTCTGCATCCGGATCTTCCGCCCAATCCCCGGTATCTTCTTCAACAACGATGGCGCCGGCGGCATCCCCCAGTTTTGTATATGCTTTTTCTGCATCTCCCTGCCGGTAATGAATGGCAGCCTGTTTCCTGAAAAACCGGTACTCCCTGCCTCTGTTTTGAATCAAAGAATCATATACGGCAACGGCTTTGTCATACTCTCCCCGTATTTGCCTTACCTCTGCCAGTTTCAAAGGCAGTTCGTCGTCATCAGGAAAATTTTGGATCATTTCCTCGTAGAGTACGGCCAGACCCTGGTAGTTCATTTGCTGCTGATTCACTTCGATAAGAACATCGTAAATCCTGCGCTCTTCCGGGTATTTCTCGAGCAAATTGTTGAACAGTTCGTTGGCCTTCAGTATCTGATTGTCGGCCATCAGCAGCTGACCGTAAACAAGGGCCTGTTCGAGATCGTCCGGATTCTCCTCATAAAGCTCACGGTATATTTCGGATAGTTCTCCCACTTCTTCCAGCTCAAGAAGCGCCTGGCTTCGCAGGGTGACCATGGTCCGGTCCGACTGCAATTCTGATGGCAATGCATCGTATTCCTCGAGGACTTTGTCGTATTCACCGGCCCGCAAATAGGAGTAGAGCAGATGATGGTAGTTGCTGATATCATCCGGATCCAGAGTGACTGCTGATTCAAAATGGGCAGCCGCCGATTCAAAATCTGACATATCAAGCGCTGCCCGTCCGCCCATGATATGAATACGCGATTTATACTGGCGAAAATCATCCGGCCCGATTCCTTCCGAGTGCAGCTCCCCCTCTTCAAATGCGGTAATTATGTCATCCAGTTTTTCCAGGGCCCGGTCAGGATCATCATGCCGAAGAGCATCCACCATCATCACCTGCAGTTCCGCACTTCTGGGGTAGTGTCCGGCACCTTCGGAAGCTGCCTGGTAAGCCTTGTCCGGCTGCCCTGTCAGAAGATAGGCGGATGAGATCAAACGGAATGCTCCTTCCGGGGGATACCCGTGCCTGATTTTCGGCTCAATCAGGGCAATGACCTGTTCATGCTCTTCAGCCTGGTATTTTTCGTACGCTCTTTCCAGGTCAGAAGAGGCCTGTTGAGAAAGTGCAGGGGATGCGAATATCACTATACTGATAATCAGCAGAATGCAGCCAAGAAATTCCGGTTTTGTCGCCAACTTTTTCATAAACACAATGGTGTTCTTAAACCAATATCTGTCAAAACGTAATACTATGAAAAAAATCCCGGAAGTTCGAGCGGTTCAGTTTCTGGTAACGGCCTGCCTCGGCGAGCTGGGCCGGCTCACATTGCCTGATGCATCAACTGCCAATACCTGATACCAATGCCCGGCAGCACCATTTGTATCCACCCAGTTTACTTCCCGCACCGGTTCATCGACCAAAGCCTCATAGCGGCCGTTGGACAGATCGGATCGCTTGATGACATAACCCAGCACATCATCATCGGGTGAGGGCTCCCATCGTACATAAACGGCTTCGTTAAGCTGCACCGCCTGTACGTTCCGGACCGATGGTGGGGGTGAAAAATCACGCATTGCCAAATCCACTTTACGTGACGGCGGGCTTTCGTTGCCTGCCGAATCAACGGCGGTGGCAAAAAACAGATACTCTCTGCCCGGACGCACATCACTGTCAACCAGAAAACGACGGTTTTTCGGAATGTTGGCGATGAGCGTGTCGCGCTCCCCGTTGTTTTTATACACATTGTAGGATGTCACCGACGGGGACGATGATGCTCCCCATGTCAGATTAACCCTGACGCCGCGGTCTATACTGGCCTGAAATGTTGAGGGTGGCTCGGGCGGGGTGATTAAAGGCATCTGGACAACCGTAAATACCGTATCACTTCGAAGGCCGTGAACATTGGCAGCTGCAACTCCGTATTCATACCGCACACCTTCGGTAAAACCAACCTCCGCAATTCCTGAGTCCGTAAGGGATCTCGACAAAACGCGGCCACGGTTAACCTGAGAGAAGGCCCTCTCTCCGGTTTCCGTGTACTCTCTGCGCAAGATCACGTAGGTATTGAAAAGTTCGTCGTGTTCCGGACTCTCCCATACCAGATCCACTACCTTCTCTTCGGGATGGGCAGCTGCGCGCAGGGCTGTTGGCGAAGGCGGCGGAATCCGGGACTCAATGTAAGCAATCACAGGGTTTCCATCCTCGCTTTCCACTCCGGTTTCACTTACAGCAATGATAAAGTAATAATACGTTTTGCCTTCAACGGCGGTATCATCCTTGAATACCGGATCCGCAACCGGTATCAGTTCTTCAGTGAGACGAACCCTCTCATCGGTTTCTGTGTCCAAACGGTCAACATGATATCCGTCCAGAAACGGCTCCCGACCGACCGGCCAGGTCAGCCGGACAATGGTTCTCTCTTTCGTGGACAAGTACACTTCGTTAACCGGTGCGGGCTGCAGGGCATCAGCCAGCTGAATTCGGACCGGATCGTTTGCAGCGGTGTTTTTGCCGGTCATATCAACGGCCTGAATCATAAAATCGGCTTCAGTTACATCCTGATGAAGCCGGAACCTGTAACTGAAAGCGGTCATCCCGCTCTGACGCACTATGGCACGATCGGATCTGAGCTGAAAATGGTCCCGGTTCCCGGGTCGCAAAAATACATTAAAACGCATGACGTTTGAGGCGGCTGCCTCTGTTTCCGGATAATTCCAGCTCACCGTAACATGCGCCCCTTTGCGCTCTGCTTCGACCGAATGCGGCGGTGGCGGCTCCAGCGGTTCTGCTCCGACAGCCACGGTCTCTTCCAATGACACCCCTGTAGGATTGCCCCTGGTATTTACCCATTCAAACCGGTATGTCACGCGGCGACCAGTTACCGGGTTTTCGTCAACAAAAAGATATCCAAGTGCAGTGGCATACTCCGGATAAAGTGAGCTGAGCATTCTTCCCAGAGATTGATTTCCTCTGAGTGTAAAGAAGGTTTCCTGGGGCGATTCAGTCCCCAGGTCTTCGGCCAGCTGCTGATAAAGATCACCCACAAAATACTGCAGCTCCGACCCGTTGCTCGCCGGATAAACCGGATCATCCGTCAGCAGTTCTTCTTCATTATCGACTATCCGGTATACATTATACCCATGGCCCAGGGTTGTTTGCTGATTGTGATAAATATATACCTCATTATCCGGAGTTAATACCGGCATGATGTCCTGAGCCTGCAGCACAGACACAGGAATAAGCAAAAGAAATGCCGTAAGCACCATTCCGATGCAACCGGTACTGCTCCGGATTTTTTGCATCGACAGTTCCGGCCGGTGGCACATCCGGTGCACTGCTGATTGCAAATCCCGGCTTTTTTTAGACAAAAAATTATTCATGTTCAGAAAAACCGTTAATCAATTTATAAGAAACATACTTCCGCTGTGTTGCTGTGCTGTATGAGACTGGATCAGAATCAGCGGCGGCGGCAGTTGTTCATGGACCGTTGTGCTCAGACCGACCCGGTTCACAACCTGCACATATATCCGCAGTTCATGGGGAGGAATCTGCGAAGGCGGGTTGTAAGGAATGGTCTTGTTGAAACTTCCCGTTTTAGGAGGATGGTACGTTGCGACCGGGGTCCAGGGAACAATTGGTGTGGTACCGGAGTCGTGTTCATGTACCACTCGTACACCTATTGCTGATATACCAGAAACCGGGTCCAGGATATTCTGCAGCTTGATCTCCATCTGGCTTCCCGACATTGACAGAGACAACTGCGGTTCTTCCGGTGGAGTGCTGTCCAGCACAAATGGTCCGGTTGCCACTGTTCGTGACCTGCGGCCCTGACCGTTGATTGCCCGGACATTGATGTACAACTCCTGACCTTCGGGCAATGCATCTCTGGTTATGGCAACAGATGGTGTCGTACTCCAGGAGTGAATGTAACCCGCCCGGGAATTATCCAGGTTGTTGCCGGTCGGCCAGCTGCGTACGTCACTAGTACCCGGACTGGTGCCAACGGAGAACTGATGCCCCAGAATGCCGGATTCCGCATCGTAGGATCGTTCTGTAAGGTATGCTCTGACAGAACCGGGACCCAGATAACCGCGGGCAACGGGTATGGTTGGCGGGTTGGGATCGTTGGGATAGCGGGGCCCTATCGTATACACCTCTCCGGCGAGTCCGGCATTGTTGACTGCCCGCACATGCACATGCAGGTAATCGGTAAATCCAAAGGCGAGGCTGGAGTGTTTGCCCTCGCCACTCGTGATGGTTACTTCTGTACCGGATGTAGTAAATGCATGCTGATCAAATTCGAGATCGGAAACCAGTTCCTCTGTAGTCACCAGGTATTCGTAATGAGATACACCCGATAAATCATCTGTCGCGGCACCCCACCGGATCTGTCCGAGTGAGGGCACGGCATCGGTTTCTGTGCGCAGGCTGATCTGCTCAGAAAGTGACAGGTTATAATCAGGCGGACTGCTGACAAAAGAGTGCGTTTCCACTTCCGGCTGCCAGAATGTCTGTGCTGTAAAAACTGTCAGACCGTCCGGTGCTGTGGGAGCTGTGGGCGGAGTACCGTCGTAAACCACCGGCTTGTCCCACTGCGCCTCAAGCTCCTGGTTGTTCATATTGTAAGCCCGCACGCTGATATAGTGTTTTTCACCGGGTGCCATGTTCAGCATTCTGCTTTGACCGGTGATGGCTTCGGTGAAATACATATCCACACCGATAAGCGACCTGGACTGGCCAACAAGATCCGTCCATTCCAGTATATCATCAGCTCCCCTGGATGATCCGATCGCATATTCGTATTTAAGAATATTCGTTTCG encodes the following:
- a CDS encoding tetratricopeptide repeat protein, with the protein product MKKLATKPEFLGCILLIISIVIFASPALSQQASSDLERAYEKYQAEEHEQVIALIEPKIRHGYPPEGAFRLISSAYLLTGQPDKAYQAASEGAGHYPRSAELQVMMVDALRHDDPDRALEKLDDIITAFEEGELHSEGIGPDDFRQYKSRIHIMGGRAALDMSDFESAAAHFESAVTLDPDDISNYHHLLYSYLRAGEYDKVLEEYDALPSELQSDRTMVTLRSQALLELEEVGELSEIYRELYEENPDDLEQALVYGQLLMADNQILKANELFNNLLEKYPEERRIYDVLIEVNQQQMNYQGLAVLYEEMIQNFPDDDELPLKLAEVRQIRGEYDKAVAVYDSLIQNRGREYRFFRKQAAIHYRQGDAEKAYTKLGDAAGAIVVEEDTGDWAEDPDAETAGGPEEVTFRDDGIEWLFDMGKLSFDMGEYPDAAEYFTSYTRQAPQDSLGWKMLGRAYEYLNDLESAYEAYQAAISGGAFWPEAYTMIAGREYPLNEDTLYYALEHAVGEIEERKQLLGLQAQFAMRGKMQGDGGHLFYPAEDQLRDIMNSLDVLNDFIIESLPAARIRNMYDRLMQEYPDNSGAYELAASYFDSAGDEEQALLLYRSAADINPEDHRYHMSIASIKEEQGKYDQAVIWYERALGAGAASGVYRSLIRVHRENGTLDQLADRWLIRYQSTSVDPEFREYLIDALHRAGRRAEAREIAQDG